GCAGGCACGGCGCTATCATTGGCTGTCCGAAGGGCTGACAAGCTTTCTCGATTCCCCGCATGCGGCCATCGAGGGAAGAGACCAGGGCCGGATCGTCAATCTCGCCGATCGGCGCGCCGACCGGTCGCGCGCAGGTCAGCTCGATCTGCTGTCATCGTTAGGGCCGGACAGGATCGTGCGCGAAGTCGCAGCACTGGAAACGGAGCCCAAGGCCGTCGCTGAAGACCAGGCACAACCCATGCTGCCGCATCTGATCATGCCGGCTCATCATGATGTTCGCGAAACCGATGTGAATATGCGGCGACTGCACGGAAACCTGGCGGCTGCCGCCGATCGCGGGCCGGTCGATTTTGAGGACCTGTTGCTTACGCCCGGCGTCGGGGCAAGAACGGTCAAGGCGCTGGCAATGGTTGCCGAGGTCGTGCATGGCGCTCCCTACCGCTTCTCCGATCCCGCCCGGTTTTCGCTGGCGCATGGCGGCAAGGATCGCCACCCTTTCCCGGTGCCGCTGAAAGTCTACGACGAGACCATCAACGTGATGAAATCGGCGGTGCGCAAAGGGCGGCTTGGCCGTGACGAGGAGTTGCAGGCGCTGAAGCGCCTGGATGATCAGTCCCGCATTCTCGAGCGATATGTCACCGGCCCTGATCTCAAGGAGATCGTTGCCGGCGAATTCGACAGGTCCGCTTTTTATGGCGGACGCAGCGTGTTCGGCTGGGAGCCTCCTGCCCACCCCGACGAGATCGAAAGACCCCGGCAGCCATCGAAAGGCTGAGAGGGCTTCTGCGCCAAAGGGAACATAATCCCAGCTCGATTGTTGACGTCCATATGATCGGCGCAAGGAGCAGGATGATGATGACGAATGCTGCGAAAGAACTGGCGACAGAATATTTGCGGTTGGGCGGCCATCGTCTGCTGGTGATGGACGACAACCTCTTGTCGACGAATAGCTGGGAGCCGGACCCGCCGGAAGCGGAAAGCTTTTGGAACGAGCGTATCGAGACGCTGAGCCTCAGACGCCGCAACGAGGTCATGTCCTTCCTGCCATCAATCAACGCCGTCTGATCCGAGCCGGCCTATCGGCAATCCCTGAAAATGTTCAGCGTCCGCACAGGGCAGCGAAAGCCGATTGCGACCGGCGGGATTTCATTCTCAAACCGCGAGGAGAGAAACGATGAGCGTCATGAAAGCTGTGCGCATCCATTCATTTGGCGGTCCGGAAGTCCTTCGCCTCGAAGAAATCGAACGTCCTGAGCCCAAGATCGACGAAATCCTGATCCGGGTCGAGGCTGCCAGCGTCAATCCTGTAGACTGGAAGATGCGTGAAGGAAACTATCCGGCCGTTCAGAACGAGGATTTGCCTTACGTGCTCGGTCGAGACGTCTGCGGAACGGTCGAGAAGGTAGGCGAAGGGGTCGCCGCGTTTCGGTCCGGCGACGCGGTCTATGCTTTTCTCAATCCAAGGCACGGCGGTTACGAACAATTCGTCATCGCCAGGCCTGAGGAAATAGCGCCGAAGCCGCGTTCGTTGAATCCGGTGCAGGCTGCCGCAATTCCGCTGGCGGGCATTACCGCATGGCAGGGCATGTTCGATCATGGCGGACTTCAGGCTGGCCAGCGCGTCCTCATCCATGGCGGTGCGGGCGGCGTCGGTCACTTGGCCGTTCAATTTGCGAAGGCGAAAGGCGCCTGGGTCGCGACGACGGTTTCCGGCGCCGACCTGGATTTCGCGCGCTCACTCGGGGCTGACAAAATCATCGACTACAAAAGCGAGCGCTTCGAGGAGGCGATACAGCCGGTGGACATGGTGTTCGATCTCGTGGCCGGCGAAACCCAGGATCGCTCATTCGACGTGATAAGGACGGGCGGCATCCTCGTTTCGACGTTGGCCCAGCCCGACAAGAACCGTGCGGACGAGCTCGGGATACGCGCCGTTCGCTACACGGCGCAGCCGAACGGCCTGCAGCTTGCAGAAATTGGCCGTCTCATCGACGACGGAAAGGTGTGCGTGGAGGTTCGCCGCGTTTATCCGCTTGAGCAGGCGCGCGCGGCACAAGAGGCGATCATGAACGAACACAGCCGCGGCAAGATCGTCTTGCGCGTCGAGCATTAAGGCACGCGTCAATCTCCTGGAGATCCGCGCCCTTATGATATGCGCAGCAGTTGTTCATGACCTTTTTCGTTAAAGTACAGGCTGATCGGCTGGTCGGTCCTGATCATATTGCTCCGCGCCCGGCAAAGGCCTCAGCCAGGGTTCGCGTCGTTTTACCCAAAGTTCGTAGGTTGGAACCATATCGGTCGGTGCGGAATCGAGGCATCCGAACTTGATCTCGGCCTCGACGTCATTAGTTGCAAAAACGTGCGACCCACAATGAGGGCAGAAGCTCCGGCCTTCGTAGACGGCTGTCTCGCCCGTCGTCGAGAAAGCCTCGGCCTCCCAGATCCCGAAAAAAGTAAAGGCCGAACCGCTTTCTTGACGGCAGTCGGTGCAATGGCAGATACCGACGCGTTTCGGTTCACCGCTGACGGAATAGCGAACCCTTCCGCAGCGGCATGATCCATGTCGCAATGTCATTTCTAAAGCCTCCGTACCCATTAATTGCCGGCAAGATAAGCGCAACCTGACGTCCCGGACGAACCGGAAACACGCGACATGTGAGAAATGTTCCCCATATTGACAGCCTCATCCGGCCGGCCGTT
The nucleotide sequence above comes from Rhizobium sp. CB3090. Encoded proteins:
- a CDS encoding NADP-dependent oxidoreductase, translating into MSVMKAVRIHSFGGPEVLRLEEIERPEPKIDEILIRVEAASVNPVDWKMREGNYPAVQNEDLPYVLGRDVCGTVEKVGEGVAAFRSGDAVYAFLNPRHGGYEQFVIARPEEIAPKPRSLNPVQAAAIPLAGITAWQGMFDHGGLQAGQRVLIHGGAGGVGHLAVQFAKAKGAWVATTVSGADLDFARSLGADKIIDYKSERFEEAIQPVDMVFDLVAGETQDRSFDVIRTGGILVSTLAQPDKNRADELGIRAVRYTAQPNGLQLAEIGRLIDDGKVCVEVRRVYPLEQARAAQEAIMNEHSRGKIVLRVEH
- a CDS encoding DUF763 domain-containing protein, translating into MAQRAGNADLPLHGGRVPKWLGDRMTRLGAVITEAVVQHYGRDELLRRLASPFWFQSFGAVMGMDWHSSGITTSVLGALKRGLTPLSGELGIHVCGGRGAQSRKTPDELSAIGNRVGIDGAALAATSRLVAKVDSAALQDGFDLYLHGFIVTDDGKWVVVQQGMNGDRRQARRYHWLSEGLTSFLDSPHAAIEGRDQGRIVNLADRRADRSRAGQLDLLSSLGPDRIVREVAALETEPKAVAEDQAQPMLPHLIMPAHHDVRETDVNMRRLHGNLAAAADRGPVDFEDLLLTPGVGARTVKALAMVAEVVHGAPYRFSDPARFSLAHGGKDRHPFPVPLKVYDETINVMKSAVRKGRLGRDEELQALKRLDDQSRILERYVTGPDLKEIVAGEFDRSAFYGGRSVFGWEPPAHPDEIERPRQPSKG
- a CDS encoding GFA family protein, with translation MTLRHGSCRCGRVRYSVSGEPKRVGICHCTDCRQESGSAFTFFGIWEAEAFSTTGETAVYEGRSFCPHCGSHVFATNDVEAEIKFGCLDSAPTDMVPTYELWVKRREPWLRPLPGAEQYDQDRPADQPVL